Proteins found in one Bactrocera oleae isolate idBacOlea1 chromosome X, idBacOlea1, whole genome shotgun sequence genomic segment:
- the LOC138858022 gene encoding uncharacterized protein, with the protein MDVEDIHSAPKTVRSVIAAPRASIAAPRMQSATAPHSQSSAAAVRDANEEQFDEHLPPRCSLCHRPHVLKRCTIFKSMKPAQRQQIARAHGHCMTCLADSYSTFECITDGSCQYCQRPHHTLFHRFPRRANPSTTQTSHRHRQQGNPVQRQRIHRPKPSRGARSRPPPPPYGHRNQRQRATGLNAVVSTLQQLQRLLGN; encoded by the coding sequence atggaCGTAGAAGATATACACAGCGCTCCCAAGACTGTGAGGTCCGTAATTGCTGCGCCTAGAGCATCCATCGCAGCACCAAGGATGCAAAGCGCCACGGCACCACacagccaatcatctgcagcagcAGTCAGGGATGCAAACGAGGAGCAGTTTGATGAGCATCTGCCTCCACGATGCAGTCTATGCCATCGACCTCACGTCCTGAAGAGGTGCACCATCTTCAAAAGCATGAAGCCCGCTCAACGCCAACAGATCGCCAGAGCCCACGGACACTGTATGACTTGCTTGGCAGATAGTTACTCCACCTTTGAGTGTATAACCGACGGATCGTGCCAATATTGCCAACGACCGCATCATACTCTGTTCCATCGATTCCCTCGACGAGCAAATCCGTCCACCACGCAGACCAGTCACCGGCACAGACAACAAGGGAATCCCGTCCAGCGCCAAAGAATACATCGCCCGAAGCCATCCAGAGGGGCACGCTCGCGGCCACCTCCACCACCCTATGGCCATCGCAACCAGCGGCAAAGGGCAACCGGATTGAACGCCGTAGTGAGCACTCTGCAACAGTTGCAGAGACTTCTAGGCaattaa